Part of the Arachis hypogaea cultivar Tifrunner chromosome 6, arahy.Tifrunner.gnm2.J5K5, whole genome shotgun sequence genome, TGATGCTGGCTTCTCGGCGCTACCGTACGATGTGATAGCGAAGATAGCGGCGTCATTCGATGACCCAACCTTAAAGGTGGCGTCGGTGGTGTGCCGGTCATGGTGGGAGGCGTTGCTGTCGTTGAGGGAGGCGATGATGTTGCTCCGATGGGAAAGAAGTTCAAGCACGGAAGCCCACGGGTGAAGCAGAATGTAAAAAAGGCACTGGAGTCATTCGAGAAGGAGGCGGCACATGGGTCTGTACTCGCCATAGTAGATGCCAGGCTCATGTATTAGGGAGAGGAAAAAAGCAGAGAGCCCTCGATCTGTTCCTGAAATCTGCGAATCTCAAAAACCATACCTCACAGTGTAATTTAGGGATTTCATATTTACAAGGTATTTCTTttctaaactaatttcaaggttGAGTTTTTAATTGTGGATATTGGATAAAGCATATTTGTGCTGTTCATAGTGTGTTAACTTTAACTCAAACTATATTAGTTCATATTCAATGGTTTAGAATACACTAAAAAGAACACGAGAATAAAGACGGGAAAAGTTGGGAATTGTATTGATTCTAGACTTGGGTACATTATCATTACCATTTTAGGCTTTTGTTGTGGAATAAACTAATGAACAAAAAAATTCATCTCACATGTGTCTTTGTTTTTTTGACTAAAAATATTTGGTTCAACTGTTCAAGTTCTGGTCGGATATGCAGTTATGTTAAAATTTGGAAGGTGAGATCAGTACTAATGGAGAAAAAGTTGAGATTGGTgatagagagagagaagaaaatggAGAAAGAGACGGAAGCTGAGGTGGTGGGGTGGCGAAAAGGGAGAGAAGAGAAAGATCGAAAGAGAGTGAAAAAATACAGAAGAATGAGAATGtgtttgttttgatttttaaaagggtaaaattgtttgaaaaatattgtttatagataaaaaaataattttataatgttttataatgttaaaaataattttaataaaaaaaaaaggccgaaaattttgattttgattttgattcaaatactctaatttaatcatgtaggatCATAGTAATTGAATTTGTAATGGACCAAGTTAGCTGACACAATTATCTTAGAGCCTCTGAATCCAGAGGCGGGGTGAAGAATATGTGGCCCGATTGAGATAAAACATGTTTGAAGGCCCATAAATCTAGAGCCACATGAGGAGCCCAAGGTGTGACGGTGACGGCAACAGCGACCAGGAGCACGGGAGGATGAAGCTTAGGAATCAAGGACATGGCTCTTGAGACTCCAACAAGAGCACATAAAACTAACTGCAGAAGGCCCCACCGTCTAAGGGAAGAGGGCTCATCTTAACTAATTATTCAGTGATTGTGAGTCCCACAATTGCAGGCGGCCCAACCCCAGTGTAACAACTCACTACTGTACGTGAAAAACGTGTTCAGGCTTATACACCAAAACATGCGCCTAATTGAAAATGGTCAACATCCTAACAAaacatatatttgattaaatatctTTTCAGTTCTTGACGATTTACTcgaaaaataaagtaaattttcacaattcaaaaaaaattgatttaatcgATTTTTAACTATTTAAATAAATGATTTATTTAAGAGTAataatatgtatttaaattttttatgaattaaatttaattaaattaaataacaaaatttagaataatattagtgataattgatttttgttatattaaataaatttaagtaaatttaattaacaaaaaattttaaatgtgtattattattctttatttaaTGTGTTAAAAACTGTTTAAACTGATTATTTAaatggttaaaaataaattttcgaataGTGAATGATTACTTTGTCCTTTAGATAAATAGTTTACCAAAAAAATTTActctatatatttttaaaattataattttaatacactatttaaaaataattttacacgttCTAATTATATAACggcaatttaaatatattaattcatataaatagttatctaaaaatgctaaattttgtaaaatattttgctCACATCAAAATTTAATAGTTGAGAATTATTGGATGACAATTTAATCAAAtctgttaaattatttaatgagtctaaactatcaactttataatacGTTTCACCAATAATTAAACGTACAAACAATTATGTATtgacattaacaaaaataatgacaTTTTATATTTGACTAAATCATTCAAAAAACGAATAACATTAAacgattatataaaataatttatattatcaattatatatcaaaattaaactcttaaaactaaaataatttaggaagaaatattttttctttaattttttatatattatagatatttaaaaaagaaaagaaacattagtaaataaataataataaataatttatgaaaGTTTAAACGCTTAATATGTAGTATGTTAATTGACGCATGCACTTTTACGAGGTTTTTTGTGTCTTCCTAATATGGTCGTTTCTGAAGAATCAGGTCAGCTGCAGATGAACCTCCAAATTTTTTGttgtctctttcttcttcttcgcctCTTTTCCTTCCCCAAAACTCGCGCCCTACACAGAAAAGGCGCGTGCTTTGGTACTCCCACTTCTGCTGTTCCACCCAATAATTCCCTCCGATCCAATTTCCAACAGAACAACAAGAACCCGTTACTCTCCCCAATTCCTTCTGCTTCGATCAAACCCTATCGCTATGCCCTCCAATCTCAGTTCGCTGCAATAACCCGGACGCAAAATCCTCTTGCCGCATCACATAGTGAGCTCTCACATTCACCGTGCTTATTCTCAATTTCACTGTATCCTTTTTGTTTTCGCGTGTTTGATTTTGCTTTCTGTTCGTTTAGGTTTCATTTATTGTTTCCGTTTCCAAAAGAAGGAACTTCTTTCCCCCAAATTTCGTATAGGTTGGTTTTCACTGTGATGCAACTGCAAACGAAATCCGCGAATGCTGTTTCAAGTGTTGTAGCAAATTCGAGATCATGTGAAAATATAGGatcttaattgaattctaaatgaATTGCACTGTTTTCATGTTCAAGTAAATTTTTTACTTAATGGAAAAGCTGTTTGGTTGCATTGGAATTTGCATGGTTCGTTTTTATGATTGATCATGTGTTATTGATATTTTGATATAATTCTGTTGCAGCTGGGGTCATTGTTGTTTATGAGGGTTTCCCCTCAGCAGTAGTTGAAGGGGCACTGGAAAACTGTGGCCATAGgataataacaaattaacaagTATTTGATGGAGGATTTAGGTGGTACCCGATTTGATAGCCTCAACAATGCtgtaaggaggaggaggagtcaAACTTCGCGCAGGCCTCGACCTGATTCACAGCCTGTGTCGGAAGAGCAAGAGCTGTCTCCCTTGTCAGCAACCCCCCCTTCAGAGGATGCTGGCAAGGCCTCCAGCGACGAGATTGCTGGTTATGATACTAATtccaagagaaaagaattcaGTCTTAATCATTGTGTTTCTCAGGCCTCCTCTGCTACTGGAGCTGAGGATGATAAATCCCTAAGGAAGAGTAATAAGGATGAAGGATTCCATGTGTTATATAATAATGAACCTGGAAGGAGTGGTTCGAATAATAAACGCTGTAGCGAAGGTGTTCTTGCTCCAGCTAATTGGAAAGGGTCTAATAAATCAAAGGAGAGCTTTGAGTCAGAATCAAGAATTGCAGATATGTATAGTGAAAGGAATCCTGAGAGTATGAGTGTGGGGCAGCTTGGTGTCACCCAAGACGGATTGGGGAATGAGAACAAGGTTAAGAAGGTTAAACTCAGGGTTGGTGGTGTGACACGTACCATTCAATCTAACTCGTCGTCTAATGGTGCTTCAGGAACTGGAACATTTATGAAAAGTACACGCTCTTCAGATGCCTCAAGATCACGCCAAAGGCAACAGGTATTCCTCATTTGGTTGTAACGTAGCTTATGTCAGTTTTTGATAGTATAGTATCTTGCTCCTCAATGGTTTTATATAGAATTTGTTGGGGATATCATTTCATTCAAGTGCTTCCACCTAGAGATTTAGTGCTTTTAAAGCTGATTAATCCTTGTGTATATTCCTATTAAATTTACAGAAGATAAAGTGGGCCACACATTATCCCTACTTTAAGCCTAAATGGCTCCTCGTGTTGGAGATTTATGACCATTTAAGTTCTTTCATGGAAAAGCTTAATTGGTCCTGGATACCTTTTGATGGTATTGCATATTTGACATTTGCAGAATTAGTCAATCCGGTCAGAAACTTCTATAGAATTTCATTTCATAGTATTATTAAGGCATATCTTGTCTACCCTGTCTGCAAGGACTGTACCAAATATTTAGATGTTACTTTTATGGAAGAGTATTCCTGGTCTTGATTGGTTATCTATAAAAtaataacttttcttttcttttttaacctTAAAATCCTATTTGGTTGATCTCATCAAATTGTATTATCCCAGAATAATTCTGACGATAATCATTCTCCTTCTGAAAAGAGGGGCGGCTTACAAGGTCTTCGGTGGAAGGGATCCTCAAGGGGTTGTATTAGTCTTGGGAAGGAGGAGTCACTGATGGGGAGGACATCTGGAAAAAACACATCTGGTCAGAAAAGAGACAAATCTGAACCAGTTCGTAAGAGCAAGCGAGTACCAAAAAGGCGAGTACTGGATGGAGAATTTGGTGATGacgatgatgaggatgatgagaTTCGGTACTTGGAGAAGCTGAAAACATCGAAAGTTTCTGCAGTGTATAGAGATGAAGAAGAGTTGAGTAAGAAGCATCGAAAACTCTCTAGTGTATCCAATTTGGAAAATGCTGCATCATCAAGATCAGGCAGAGATGGCAAGAAAAGGTCTAGATTTGAGGACACTGACTATGAGGCTGAAGAGGAGTCAGGCTCTGATGGcgagcttgaggacaagaaaaagagaaaacagaggaaagaatCAGTTGATGTATTGATGGATGGTAAGAAGGAAATGACTCTCACTACACGTCAACGGGCCCTTCAATCGAGCAAAGATGCCTCAGCATCTGGTGCAAGTTTAATCGAGTTTCCCAATGGATTACCACCTGCCCCACCTAGAAGTGAGCACTTATCTATACTTTATCTCCTTCTGCCAAGTGTCAATTTCATACTAGAGACATCAACCATGTAGCTTAATTTACAATTGGATGTTCTAACTGCAGAACAAAAGGAGAAGCTTACAGAAGTGGAGCAGCAACTGAAGAAAGCCGAGGCTGCTCAAAGGCGTAAAATGCAGGTTGAGAAGGCTGCCAGAGAATCTGAGGTTTGTTTTTTCTCTCCAGATGTATTTTTGTTGTGCATCGTACTTCATTTTACATGGAAAGTCAACTAATCAAGTCCATTTGAAACGATTTTGTAGGCTGAAGCTATCAGAAAAATACTTGGTCAAGATTCCAGCAGGAAGAAGcgagaagagaaaataaagaagcgTCAACAAGAACTGGCAGAGGTTTTGCAGCACTAGATTAATTTCCTACACCCTATTTTGAATTTCTAGTTTGGTTCAGCCTTCAGTGTTAAATTATTCTTTGCAGGAGAAAGCAGCCAATGCAAGAATGCTTGCATCAAACACCGTGAGATATGTGATGGGTCCTTCTGGGACAGTTGTGACCTTTCCCGAGGAAATGGGGCTCCCTAGCATATTGAACTCCAAACCCATCAGGTAGGCTCTCCTAAAGTGCTAATTTGTTATCCGGGACCTGTTTCACTGTCTTCCTGATAACTTGTTTCTATATGTTTGCCAAATATATACAACAATAAACATTGGTCAGGAGTTAAATCTCATTGTTTGTTTGGCAAACACATAAAATTGTCTTTCTCTTCTAATGAAACCATTTCATAAATGTTTTCAGTTATCCTCCACCGCGTGAGAAGTGTGCTGGTCCATCTTGTAGCAATCCATATAAGTATCGGGATTCAAAATCAAAGCTTCCTCTTTGCAGTCTCCAATGCTACAAGGCGGTCCAGGAGAATATGGCAGCCGCAACTAGAGCATGAAGTTGTTGATGATCCTCTGTCACTGCCTCGTGCCAGTCGCGCGACACCATCAATGTTTTCATCTTTGGTATAGGCTCTAGATTAGATCAAACATTTGTTGAGCTTTTGGTGGAGAGCCCAACTGGGAATTGTTAATTTTCCCTGTTGCACATAATTTTAAATTGGTACATAAGAGGATTTGTGGTATTCATATCCAGTTAATTGGAAATGTATACAACATGTCCAGTTCTGTTTTTTAATTCTGGATTTTGGAGTAGTAATAGTAGATTATAAGCCAGTCATTTTGGCAATAATTTTACTagctaaaaggaaaattaaagaggTTGCTATGATATCATTTGATTTCATGTTACTATCTTTTGATATAGTTGGCAATGCAGTGTAGCGTTATCACTTATCACCTTTAGGTTATCGCAGTTTCATATTTGAGACTTGCAAGCTCGTATTTTGGACTGCTCATTtgcaattttaaaaactaaattatctattttttttaatttcaaaaattagtgtGAAGACAAACTTATGATGGAACCTATCTTATAAAAAGGTTAACTGCAGGCTGCAGCTAATCACGGGACACTTGTTTTCCGActgtttcattcattcattctttaatctttattgaaaagaaatttaattttttttactagcaactttaatatatgtttaaaaagtatattttaactAAAGAAAAAGTGTAGGAgtagcatttttattaaaatttggtcatcATTTAATTAGCAAAAAAACAAAACTAATCTTAtaccattaaaatttaaaaacagtaatattaattaattagtgactacaaattacaaaatctgctggctCTTTAAGACTCCTCTTAACTAAATCCTTATTTGTAATACCAAATTGCTATGCTCTTAGCCttttaattattcaaaatttcaaattaacttTTTCCCTATTAATTATGAGAGAAGCTGAACCCTGAAGGCCTGAACTCTTTACTTTTTTTACTAGCGGATTGAtaggtattattttttattcaaattaaaattttttaaaaaataatattagataatcaattttttaattatttttttaaaattattttatttatcttaaattcaaaattttgaatcataaattcataacttaaaattttaaattataaatttaaatatcaaaattaattcatattaattaattaaaaaatagttacATATTCTTTTCTCTCCTGCTAACTCAAATTATGGTAGATAGACAGAtactcttaaaaaaa contains:
- the LOC112695734 gene encoding uncharacterized protein isoform X2, whose amino-acid sequence is MEDLGGTRFDSLNNAVRRRRSQTSRRPRPDSQPVSEEQELSPLSATPPSEDAGKASSDEIAGYDTNSKRKEFSLNHCVSQASSATGAEDDKSLRKSNKDEGFHVLYNNEPGRSGSNNKRCSEGVLAPANWKGSNKSKESFESESRIADMYSERNPESMSVGQLGVTQDGLGNENKVKKVKLRVGGVTRTIQSNSSSNGASGTGTFMKSTRSSDASRSRQRQQRGGLQGLRWKGSSRGCISLGKEESLMGRTSGKNTSGQKRDKSEPVRKSKRVPKRRVLDGEFGDDDDEDDEIRYLEKLKTSKVSAVYRDEEELSKKHRKLSSVSNLENAASSRSGRDGKKRSRFEDTDYEAEEESGSDGELEDKKKRKQRKESVDVLMDGKKEMTLTTRQRALQSSKDASASGASLIEFPNGLPPAPPRKQKEKLTEVEQQLKKAEAAQRRKMQVEKAARESEAEAIRKILGQDSSRKKREEKIKKRQQELAEEKAANARMLASNTVRYVMGPSGTVVTFPEEMGLPSILNSKPISYPPPREKCAGPSCSNPYKYRDSKSKLPLCSLQCYKAVQENMAAATRA
- the LOC112695734 gene encoding uncharacterized protein isoform X1, with the translated sequence MEDLGGTRFDSLNNAVRRRRSQTSRRPRPDSQPVSEEQELSPLSATPPSEDAGKASSDEIAGYDTNSKRKEFSLNHCVSQASSATGAEDDKSLRKSNKDEGFHVLYNNEPGRSGSNNKRCSEGVLAPANWKGSNKSKESFESESRIADMYSERNPESMSVGQLGVTQDGLGNENKVKKVKLRVGGVTRTIQSNSSSNGASGTGTFMKSTRSSDASRSRQRQQNNSDDNHSPSEKRGGLQGLRWKGSSRGCISLGKEESLMGRTSGKNTSGQKRDKSEPVRKSKRVPKRRVLDGEFGDDDDEDDEIRYLEKLKTSKVSAVYRDEEELSKKHRKLSSVSNLENAASSRSGRDGKKRSRFEDTDYEAEEESGSDGELEDKKKRKQRKESVDVLMDGKKEMTLTTRQRALQSSKDASASGASLIEFPNGLPPAPPRKQKEKLTEVEQQLKKAEAAQRRKMQVEKAARESEAEAIRKILGQDSSRKKREEKIKKRQQELAEEKAANARMLASNTVRYVMGPSGTVVTFPEEMGLPSILNSKPISYPPPREKCAGPSCSNPYKYRDSKSKLPLCSLQCYKAVQENMAAATRA